Proteins encoded in a region of the Paucibacter sediminis genome:
- a CDS encoding amino acid ABC transporter permease encodes MSELIDTYWLYFLVGQYPNGPLGGLALTLVLASLGLLLALPLGVLLGLARVSPLPWLRLPVTGLVFVVRGTPLLMVVFWAYFFLPGVTGLKTNQFATMLAALVLFDAAYLAEIVRAGLQALPKGQLQAARSLGMSYPQALRLVLLPQALRHMLPSLVNQFVSTIKETSLGTIIGLSELSYIANQINAQVLVKPLQVYATLAGSYFVLCFGLSRVAYALERRLNTRAA; translated from the coding sequence ATGAGCGAGCTGATCGACACCTACTGGCTCTACTTCCTGGTCGGCCAGTACCCGAACGGCCCGCTGGGCGGCCTGGCCCTGACCCTGGTGCTGGCCAGCCTGGGCCTGCTGCTGGCCCTGCCGCTGGGCGTGCTGCTGGGCCTGGCGCGCGTGAGCCCGCTGCCCTGGCTGCGCCTGCCGGTCACCGGCCTGGTGTTCGTGGTGCGCGGCACGCCGCTGCTGATGGTGGTGTTCTGGGCCTATTTCTTCCTGCCCGGCGTCACCGGCCTCAAGACCAACCAGTTCGCCACCATGCTGGCCGCCCTGGTGCTGTTCGACGCCGCCTACCTGGCCGAGATCGTGCGCGCCGGCCTGCAGGCCCTGCCCAAGGGCCAGCTGCAGGCGGCGCGTTCGCTGGGCATGAGCTATCCGCAGGCGCTGCGCCTGGTGCTGCTGCCGCAGGCCCTGCGTCACATGCTGCCCTCGCTGGTGAACCAGTTCGTCTCCACCATCAAGGAGACCTCGCTGGGCACCATCATCGGCCTCTCGGAGCTCTCCTACATCGCCAACCAGATCAACGCCCAGGTGCTTGTCAAGCCGCTGCAGGTCTACGCCACCCTGGCCGGCAGCTACTTCGTGCTCTGCTTCGGGCTCTCGCGCGTCGCTTATGCGCTGGAGCGCCGGCTCAATACACGGGCTGCTTGA
- a CDS encoding APC family permease, with protein sequence MPSSSSSSTPAQDPTLLLPERRLDARHAVALCVGMVVGAGIFKTSPMVAQALAGDQALYLAWAFGGLLSFIGALCFAELAAAFPDPGGDYHFLRRAYGHPLGFLFAWSRFAVIHTGSMALLAFVFGDYLAQVVDLSPWLGPYASALLAAGLIVLLTGLNLLGVQVGLGTQLGLMLVVLAGLLALGLGAGSEVLAGHAPLTPLAVADPARQDWGMALVFVFLAYGGWSDAATLSAEMRDPQRGIVRALLLGLGLVMGLYLLANWAYLRVLGLDGLAYSEAPAAQLMRACFGRPGELLMVGVVTLTALSVMNAILIAGPRTTYAAARDLAAELKLGQWNHRRGTPTAAVLATSGVALALVGFGTLTRGGFATMVDYLSPVYWFFMTLSALALMVLRRREPDAPRPFRVPLYPWLPLAFAASSAYVLWSSLVYVKAGAVVGVGVLLLGALLMWPLRRRAG encoded by the coding sequence ATGCCTTCATCTTCTTCATCCTCCACCCCTGCGCAAGACCCGACCCTGCTGCTGCCCGAGCGCCGCCTCGACGCGCGCCATGCCGTGGCGCTGTGCGTGGGCATGGTGGTGGGTGCGGGGATCTTCAAGACCTCGCCGATGGTGGCGCAGGCGCTGGCGGGCGACCAGGCGCTCTACCTGGCCTGGGCCTTCGGCGGCCTGCTGTCCTTCATCGGCGCGCTGTGCTTTGCCGAGCTGGCGGCGGCGTTTCCGGATCCGGGCGGCGACTATCACTTCCTGCGCCGCGCCTATGGCCACCCGCTGGGCTTTCTGTTCGCCTGGTCGCGCTTTGCCGTCATCCATACGGGCTCGATGGCGCTGCTGGCCTTTGTGTTCGGCGACTACCTGGCCCAGGTGGTGGACCTTTCGCCCTGGCTGGGGCCGTACGCCAGCGCGCTGCTGGCGGCCGGGCTGATCGTGCTGCTCACCGGCCTCAACCTGCTGGGCGTGCAGGTGGGCCTGGGCACCCAGCTGGGGCTGATGCTGGTGGTGCTGGCGGGCCTGCTGGCGCTGGGCCTGGGGGCGGGCAGCGAGGTGCTGGCCGGCCATGCGCCGCTCACGCCGCTGGCGGTGGCCGACCCGGCGCGGCAGGACTGGGGCATGGCCCTGGTGTTCGTGTTCCTGGCCTATGGCGGCTGGAGCGACGCGGCTACGCTCTCGGCCGAGATGCGCGATCCGCAGCGCGGCATCGTGCGCGCGCTGCTGCTGGGCCTGGGCCTGGTGATGGGCCTCTATCTGCTGGCCAACTGGGCCTACCTGCGCGTGCTGGGCCTGGACGGGCTGGCGTACAGCGAGGCGCCGGCGGCGCAGCTGATGCGGGCCTGCTTCGGCCGGCCGGGCGAGCTGCTGATGGTGGGCGTGGTGACGCTCACGGCGCTCTCGGTGATGAACGCGATCCTGATCGCCGGCCCGCGCACCACCTATGCGGCGGCGCGCGATCTGGCGGCCGAGCTCAAGCTGGGGCAATGGAACCACCGGCGCGGCACGCCCACCGCGGCGGTGCTGGCCACCAGCGGGGTGGCCCTGGCCCTGGTGGGCTTCGGCACGCTCACGCGTGGCGGCTTTGCCACCATGGTGGACTATCTCTCGCCGGTCTACTGGTTCTTCATGACGCTCAGCGCCCTGGCCCTGATGGTGCTGCGCCGGCGTGAGCCGGATGCGCCGCGGCCCTTCAGGGTGCCGCTCTATCCCTGGTTGCCGCTCGCCTTTGCGGCCAGCAGCGCCTATGTGCTGTGGTCCAGCCTCGTCTATGTGAAGGCGGGCGCAGTGGTGGGCGTGGGCGTGCTGCTGCTGGGGGCGCTGCTGATGTGGCCGCTGCGCCGCCGCGCGGGCTGA